In Gossypium hirsutum isolate 1008001.06 chromosome D01, Gossypium_hirsutum_v2.1, whole genome shotgun sequence, the genomic window tttttttaaaataagaaaatagtaaaaaaaatatatttaaacttttaattataTCGGTAATGAATTCTTTGATTATAGACCTTACAAATAGAATTTATGgtcatttttcaattatttaagagaaattatttttctcTACCCGAATCTCAAACTCCAAACCATGAACTTTGAACTCTCTAAGTTTGGAGTTTAAGGTTTTAATTCATGGCTTGAGTTTATGTTTAGGTTTAAGATTTGAGATTTAGGGTCTAGAGTTTAagataaaaattactaaaattatggattaataacatgaaaaaaccacttaaatatcattaaataattgaaaaaaataatgaatgaTAACAATTTCTCCTTAAAATAGGGTAgcgtaaaaaataataaaaaacgcTTGAGATTATCCATAATTTGCTTGTGAAATTTTTAGATCTTTTGgcataataaattatatttaaaatagaaaaaatattacCGGGTTGACCCAAATATGTGTAACTCTTATCCAATACCCGAAAACCAAAATTCATTGTACAAAGTAGCTTATATATtgcttattaaattttataattaagataTAAAAGGATAGGGACCAATCACAtaattctacctttttcttttatcGTTACACTTACTATACGATTTATCCAATTAAAATCGACTTTTAAAAACATTCGATTTTTCGTTTCTACTTTTTTGGGGTTTTTGCCGTtttgcatcatcatcatcatcatcaacctcCAATCGTCTATCTCTATGTTAGTGTCATATTTTCCTTACAACGAAGTTCTTGGAATTGCATGTTGCTCGCCGCCTGGGGGGCCTGGCTGAAGAAAGGTCTTAGCTGAATTGTACAAACAGTGAAGGGGGAGGGAGGTTTGTTTCTTTTACAAGGAACGGTGATGGCGGCTAAGAAGGCGAGTGAATCTTTCTCCAAGACCTTAATTGAGGAAGTTCACAAATGGGGTTGCATGAAACAGACAGGCGTTAGCTTGAGGTACATGATGGAGTTTGGGTCTAAGCCTACTCAACGAAACTTGTTGATTTCGGGTCAGTTTCTCCATAAGGAGCTTCCTATTAGAATTGCCCGAAGAGCAATTGAGCTTGAGAGCCTCCCTTATGGTCTTTCTGAGAAGCCTGCTGTTTTGAAGGTTACTTCTTTCTTTTATGCTTTTTTGATGGGTTTGCTGCTATTTTCTGTATCCCACACCAACTATTTGATTTTTTATGCCAATGGGTTTCTTGTTTGTTGTTTTTGCCAAAATGggtatttatatctttttttttcctcctttGCATACGTGATTCTGCATACCGGGTCttttacatttaattaaataattggtaattaattcatttttactGTACAAGGATATTCTTCTTGTCTCTGCCTTGTGATTTTCAAGTTAATTGTTGCCCTTGACATTGGTTGCTTGCTTATTTATGCTGTCTGTTGACCTTTTAGAGCCTCTAATGGAATCATGGAGAAATTCTTTGTACCCTGAATCAGCTTTTGAGGCCATGGTTTCTTTAGAATGATATGTTGCTTAAAACATTATCTAGTGCAGTTGACGGGCTCTCGTCTCACAATTTGAATCATGTTCTTGCTGCAGAACCTATTCTTTTGAACACTGTTGATCCTTGCATTATGTGGGAGTTCTTTGTTTTGAATCTAAAGATTGGTTTACAAGATGATGGATCAAGTGTtgaattttgatgatataaaGTAATAACTCTTATCTGTTTTAACTTGTTCTTAGGTGAGAGACTGGTATTTGGATTCCTTTCGTGACTTAAGATCTTTTCCCGAGATCAAGAATACCAATGATGAGAGGGAATTTACACAAATGATTAAGGCTATCAAGGTGAGACACAACAATGTGGTCCCTATGATGGCTTTGGGGGTTCAACAGTTGAAGAAAGGCATGGATCCAAAGATCGTTTATGAGGATCTTGATGAGATTCATCAGTTTCTAGATAGATTTTACATGTCAAGAATTGGAATCCGTATGCTTATTGGTTCGTTTCATGTTCATTTTTTTTTACCATGATGATAATCTACTGTTTTATTCTGCAACACCTGCTGGctactattttttaatattttcatttgttACAGCTTCTTGAAGCTGGTGTTTAAACACCGTctacatgtttaaattttggtgaaaGCAGGGCAGCATGTGGAGCTGCATAACCCTAATCCTCCTCTGCATTGTGTGGGCTATATACACACAAAAATGTCTCCGGTGGAGGTGGCTCAAAATGCTAGTGAGGATGCTCGCTGTATTTGTTTGCGGGAGTATGGTAGTGCTCCTGAAGTTAATATCTATGGTGATCCCAAATTTACTTTCCCGTAAGTTGGTTTAATCTCACCTTCGTCAAGTTTGCTATATTTAGTTTCACCTAGATTTTTCGTCTCTTTCATTTTCAATACGCTTTCAATTATTGGATTCTCCAAAGCAATTCTGGTTCTTTAGTTTAGTCATAAATCCGGTAATCAACAATCATTTGATTTCCGTCCTATGTTACTATGTATCATGTGTTTTCTTGATAACAGCTATGTTCCAACACACTTGCATCTTATGGTATTTGAGTTGGTCAAAAACTCCTTGCGTGCTGTCCAAGAGCGTTATATGGATTCGGATGGAGTTGTGCCACCTATTCGAATAATAGTTGCTGACGGAATTGAGGATGTAACCATAAAGGTAGTTTATCGTGCTTTGTTATACTTTGAGCAACTATTtcctttttatctttcttttttttttttgtttgaggAAGAGCTTGGGGATTTAAAGTTTTTAATGTATACGATCAAACATACATTATGTTTTCACTCATTGTCTAACAATATAACTTCCTTTAACTGGCTATGCAGGTCTCTGATGAGGGGGGTGGCATACCAAGAAGCGGTCTTCCCAAGATTTTCACATACCTATACAGCACTGCCAGAAACCCATTGGACGAGTACTCAGATCTGGGAACAGCTGATACAGTAACCATGGCTGGATATGGTTATGGGCTACCAATAAGCCGCTTGTATGCTCGATATTTTGGAGGAGATCTTCAAATTATCTCCATGGAAGGATATGGTGAGTGCAGTTTGCTATGGTTTGACCACTTAAACTCTTGCAAAATTAAGGTCAAGCTCTGATGTCTTGACAGTTGATCTGTTTTCCTTGTAAGCATTTGGTTGGCAACACATGCGTGTTTACATGTGTGTGCATGTATTCTTGGCCATATCTAGTTTTTGGTATCATCATATAACATGAGCTCACTCTAGAAAGTTTTCCCTTGCCGTCAAGGCATAACTGTATCGAAGCCAATCTGAGTGCTTTTTCCATGCGAAAAGCAGTATAGTGACCTTGATAATCTAGACTTGCAAAAATGCAATTATAAAATAGGGAGCCATGCCACTAAGGCCTTGGCTCTGTTCGCAAGTCTTGAGGTCTTTGCCTTTGAGTGCCCAAGTTCAAGTCCCACCCTCCTGAAAATTATGTGTGGGTTGGTTAgtttgttgaattgaatttttagttagttagtTTGAATTGAGTTTAGTCATTCAATTCAGTAGTTGTAATGAATGATTCTTATTGGAACTGTTGGTGGGATTGTTAGAGGGTCCTAGTTTTGTTCATGTTGGAAATAGGTAATTACCTCTGAACTAATAGTTAATGAAGCATTTTACCCTTTCTTAACTCTTGAAATTTGAGATTTTCTCAGTAAATAGTAAGATAAAGTCTGCATTTTTAATGATGGCAAGTTTTGTAAATATCAAAATCCTCAAAAGTTAATAAAACACTACAATCTAGACTCGATCTATATAGTTTGTTGCCTGTTAGACTATATCATATGTACCAAATATAAAAAACTCAAAGTTGGTAGCAGAGAAAATGATAGGCAATAAGGCATGATGAAACAAACAGTTTGTTGCAGAAGAACCAATCTTCTTCTAAATCACTGTACTTAGACTGTAGGGTTTTGTTGCGACTGTGGGGTTGCAATTATCATGGTACAGTTTCTGAGACACATGTTTGTAGTTCTCAAAAACTGACATAGCTTAGTAGTTTCATGTTTCGTAATACTTGTGTGGTTCTGGTTGTTATGTTGGGTTATCCCGAACTCCTGATATCAACTGTTTCTTATTATTGATAGCAAGAGATGACATTGTGCGATCGAGCTGCATTAACACGGCTTGTATATTGAAATG contains:
- the LOC121213731 gene encoding pyruvate dehydrogenase (acetyl-transferring) kinase, mitochondrial, whose translation is MAAKKASESFSKTLIEEVHKWGCMKQTGVSLRYMMEFGSKPTQRNLLISGQFLHKELPIRIARRAIELESLPYGLSEKPAVLKVRDWYLDSFRDLRSFPEIKNTNDEREFTQMIKAIKVRHNNVVPMMALGVQQLKKGMDPKIVYEDLDEIHQFLDRFYMSRIGIRMLIGQHVELHNPNPPLHCVGYIHTKMSPVEVAQNASEDARCICLREYGSAPEVNIYGDPKFTFPYVPTHLHLMVFELVKNSLRAVQERYMDSDGVVPPIRIIVADGIEDVTIKVSDEGGGIPRSGLPKIFTYLYSTARNPLDEYSDLGTADTVTMAGYGYGLPISRLYARYFGGDLQIISMEGYGTDAYLHLSRLGDSQEPLP